In Gadus chalcogrammus isolate NIFS_2021 chromosome 1, NIFS_Gcha_1.0, whole genome shotgun sequence, one DNA window encodes the following:
- the LOC130392015 gene encoding keratin-associated protein 5-1-like produces the protein MDQPNSICWPETSMVHQNSCCPDHSLDHPKGCCPETSVDHPEGCGPETSVDHPEGCGPETSVDHPKGCGPETSVDHPKGCGPETSVDHPKGCSPETSVDHPKAAALRLVWTTQKAAALRLDCCFECSVDHPNDSCCSECSVDHPNDSCCSECSVDHPNDSCCSECSVDHPNDSCCSECSVDHPNDSCCSECSVDHPKGSCCCECSVDHPKGSCCSET, from the exons ATGGACCAGCCCAACAGCATCTGCTGGCCAGAGACCAGTATGGTCCACCAAAACAGCTGCTGCCCTGATCACAGCCTGGACCACCCCAAAGGCTGCTGCCCTGAGACTAGTGTGGACCACCCTGAAGGCTGCGGCCCTGAGACTAGTGTGGACCACCCTGAAGGCTGCGGCCCTGAGACCAGTGTTGACCACCCAAAAGGCTGCGGCCCTGAGACTAGTGTGGACCACCCAAAAGGCTGCGGCCCTGAGACTAGTGTGGACCACCCAAAAGGCTGCAGCCCTGAGACTAGTGTGGACCACCCAAAGGCTGCGGCCCTGAGACTAGTGTGGACCACCCAAAAGGCTGCGGCCCTGAGACTAGA CTGCTGCTTTGAGTGCAGTGTGGACCACCCCAATGACAGCTGCTGCTCTGAGTGCAGTGTGGACCACCCCAATGACAGCTGCTGCTCTGAGTGCAGTGTGGACCACCCCAATGACAGCTGCTGCTCTGAGTGCAGTGTGGACCACCCCAATGACAGCTGCTGCTCTGAGTGCAGTGTGGACCACCCCAATGACAGCTGCTGCTCTGAGTGCAGTGTGGACCACCCCAAAGGCAGCTGTTGCTGTGAGTGCAGTGTGGACCACCCCAAAGGCAGCTGCTGCTCTGAGACATAA
- the LOC130392032 gene encoding homeodomain-interacting protein kinase 2-like, translating to MDGDLITTKSSSYLVEDFLGEGTFGKVARCVEVATNEKVAVKIIKNSPGLLASAKQEIRILTRLQALDPERCGIVKWMGDFKHGPYVCLVFELLDQSLLDFTRQRAGRSLPLMQIENIVEQLASALDHLGTLGIIHADLKPDNVMMTGQDTQVKLIDFGCSIHLSQAKIGYDFCTIWYRSPEIMLGLPYTCMVDMWSLGCLAAELLIGAPLYPGYTEYDMWAYIIQTHGELPDAMLNQGIKTSLCFTKGPVWRRKTRREKEEGMRSKGLQRRWPRPFLFTSLEDVVEAGHQPGQPIPPSFTDLLKRMLHLDCDQRITPRALLEHPFFSLGREIQTDSSSPERTMVQPYSSSPERTMVQPYSSSPEPTMDQSYSSSPERTMVQPYSSSPEPTVVQSYSSSPEPTVVQPYSHCPEPTMDQPCSSRPEPTVVQPYSHCPEPTMDQPCSSRPEPTVVQPYSHCPEPTMDQPCSSRPESTVPQPYSHCPEPTMDQPCSSRPESTVAQPYSHCPEPSVAQPCGLPGIPKPSVSEEQKKAPVDTTDSGKG from the exons ATGGACG GAGACCTGATAACCACAAAGTCTTCCTCCTACCTGGTGGAAGACTTCCtgggggaaggaacttttgGGAAGGTGGCCAGATGCGTTGAAGTAGCCACCAATGAAAAGGTGGCTGTTAAAATCATCAAGAATAGCCCGGGACTGTTAGCGTCGGCTAAACAAGAg ATTCGCATCTTAACGCGCCTCCAAGCTCTGGACCCGGAAAGGTGTGGGATTGTAAAATGGATGGGGGACTTCAAACACGGTCCCTACGTCTGTCTGGTGTTTGAGCTCCTGGACCAGTCTCTCCTAGACTTCACCAGGCAGAGAGCAGGCCGCAGTCTGCCTCTGATGCAGATAGAAAATATAGTGGAACAG CTGGCCTCAGCCCTTGACCACCTGGGCACCCTTGGGATCATTCATGCCGACCTGAAGCCTGACAACGTCATGATGACAGGACAGGACACTCAAGTCAAACTCATTGATTTCGGCTGTTCCATCCATTTGTCCCAGGCCAAAATCGGCTACGATTTCTGTACCATCTGGTACAG ATCCCCAGAGATCATGCTGGGTCTCCCATATACATGCATGGTTGATATGTGGTCCCTGGGTTGCCTGGCAGCAGAATTGTTAATTGGTGCCCCACTTTATCCCGGCTACACAGAATATGACATG tgggCATACATCATACAAACCCATGGTGAGCTTCCTGATGCAATGCTGAACCAAGGCATCAAAACCTCTTTGTGTTTCACCAAAGGACCGGTCTGGAGACGCAAG ACACgacgggagaaggaggagggtatGAGGAGCAAAGGGCTCCAGCGGCGCTGGCCCAGACCGTTCCTCTTCACCTCCCTGGAGGACGTGGTCGAG GCAGGGCATCAGCCAGGCCAACCTATCCCGCCCAGCTTCACGGACCTGCTGAAGAGGATGCTCCATCTGGATTGTGACCAGCGCATCACACCACGCGCACTTCTGGAGCATCCCTTCTTCAGCCTGGGGAGAGAGATCCAGACCGACAGCAGCAGTCCTGAGCGCACTATGGTCCAGCCTTACAGCAGCAGTCCTGAGCGCACTATGGTCCAGCCTTACAGCAGCAGTCCTGAGCCCACTATGGACCAGTCTTACAGCAGCAGTCCTGAGCGCACTATGGTCCAGCCTTACAGCAGCAGTCCTGAGCCCACTGTGGTCCAGTCTTACAGCAGCAGTCCTGAGCCCACTGTGGTACAGCCTTACAGCCACTGCCCTGAGCCCACGATGGACCAGCCCTGCAGCAGCCGCCCTGAGCCCACTGTGGTACAGCCTTACAGCCACTGCCCTGAGCCCACGATGGACCAGCCCTGCAGCAGCCGCCCTGAGCCCACTGTGGTACAGCCTTACAGCCACTGCCCTGAGCCCACTATGGACCAGCCCTGCAGCAGCCGCCCTGAGTCTACTGTGCCACAGCCTTACAGCCACTGCCCTGAGCCCACTATGGACCAGCCCTGCAGCAGCCGCCCTGAGTCTACTGTGGCACAGCCTTACAGCCACTGCCCTGAGCCCAGTGTGGCCCAGCCCTGCGGCCTACCGGGGATCCCCAAACCTTCTGTGtcagaggaacagaagaaggcCCCAGTAGACACCACAGACAGTGGTAAAGGGTAG
- the mrpl49 gene encoding mitochondrial ribosomal protein L49 — protein MSACFTLRFKMLHRVLRCAFQLPGPSVIRLQPMCVAVGEQNPPCGTLETTKEYMFVERLIPPTRVPVPPRHDGPAPSGWAPPSDVPPSLPYMVRRSRMHNIPVYTDITHGNRRTTVLRRVEGDIWALDGAVKELLKRLTGTDRTTQVNEVTMSIRIKGHYDKEIKEWLMQKGF, from the coding sequence ATGTCTGCCTGCTTCACCTTGCGTTTCAAAATGTTACACAGGGTCCTTAGGTGTGCCTTCCAGCTGCCCGGTCCGTCCGTTATTCGGCTGCAGCCGATGTGCGTCGCTGTCGGGGAACAGAATCCACCATGCGGGACACTGGAAACGACCAAGGAGTACATGTTTGTTGAGCGGCTGATCCCCCCGACCCGGGTCCCCGTCCCGCCCCGACACGACGGACCTGCTCCGTCCGGCTGGGCTCCTCCGTCTGACGTGCCTCCGTCTTTGCCTTACATGGTCCGTCGGTCACGAATGCACAACATTCCCGTCTATACGGACATCACCCATGGCAACCGCAGGACCACCGTGTTGCGCCGAGTGGAGGGGGACATCTGGGCGCTGGACGGGGCCGTGAAGGAGCTCTTGAAGCGGCTCACAGGGACCGACCGCACAACGCAGGTCAACGAGGTGACCATGAGCATCCGGATCAAAGGACACTACGACAAGGAGATCAAGGAATGGCTGATGCAGAAGGGGTTCTAG